Proteins co-encoded in one Patescibacteria group bacterium genomic window:
- a CDS encoding PrsW family intramembrane metalloprotease → MKIENYAPMHYFLYIFLGLLPSLIWLSFYLRKDQRPEPNSIVLKLFFWGVLITPFAIVLELLLVWALNPNLQFWSILSQMPQNGFLKIILAATLVPAVVEEYLKYAVVRFKFLKDSEFDEPTDVMIYCIIVGLGFAAVENLLVLFKIPSSDIGQAISVISLRFLGATLVHALACGIVGYWLAKGLLHSDNRKKMVAIGLAIAITFHSCYNYLVVSISRATDSEQKLLFFFSAAIFLIATALLVSFYFRKLKKHKSVCKL, encoded by the coding sequence TTGAAAATTGAAAATTACGCCCCCATGCACTATTTTCTCTACATCTTCCTTGGTCTTCTTCCTAGTTTAATCTGGCTCTCTTTTTATTTAAGAAAAGACCAACGACCCGAGCCAAATTCAATCGTTTTAAAATTATTCTTTTGGGGAGTGCTTATCACTCCTTTTGCAATTGTTTTGGAACTACTTTTGGTTTGGGCGCTTAACCCAAACTTGCAATTTTGGTCTATCTTGTCTCAAATGCCCCAAAACGGATTTTTAAAAATTATTTTGGCGGCGACATTGGTTCCCGCCGTTGTTGAGGAGTATCTAAAATACGCCGTTGTTAGGTTTAAATTCCTCAAAGATTCAGAATTTGACGAGCCAACCGATGTGATGATATACTGTATTATAGTCGGCTTGGGATTTGCCGCTGTGGAAAACTTGCTCGTTTTATTTAAAATTCCATCATCGGATATTGGACAAGCGATTAGCGTCATCTCGCTCCGTTTTTTGGGAGCGACATTAGTCCACGCGCTCGCTTGCGGAATAGTCGGGTACTGGCTCGCCAAAGGACTGCTCCATTCCGATAACAGAAAGAAAATGGTTGCAATCGGGTTAGCCATTGCCATTACATTCCATAGTTGCTATAATTACCTTGTTGTCTCCATATCCCGAGCAACCGACTCTGAACAAAAATTATTATTCTTTTTTTCCGCCGCCATTTTTTTAATCGCGACCGCGCTTCTTGTTTCCTTTTATTTTCGCAAACTTAAAAAACATAAATCGGTTTGTAAATTATAA
- a CDS encoding TraR/DksA C4-type zinc finger protein, with translation MRLTEKEVKRLLAAERARTEKAITTTISKSSAELRAISATKVKNCRKDNHPIMMIIHSGRIAQLRKYLGKIKQAFENLENGKYGICHVCGCQIPTARLRVCPATNTCITCKKTLKFVTAPIITLRRETRAAAL, from the coding sequence ATGAGATTAACAGAAAAAGAAGTAAAAAGATTGTTAGCGGCCGAAAGAGCAAGAACAGAAAAAGCAATCACGACGACTATATCAAAATCCTCGGCCGAACTTCGCGCAATTAGCGCGACAAAGGTAAAAAATTGTCGCAAGGATAACCATCCTATAATGATGATTATCCACAGCGGAAGAATTGCCCAATTGAGAAAATATTTGGGCAAAATTAAGCAAGCATTTGAGAATTTGGAAAATGGTAAATACGGCATCTGTCATGTTTGCGGATGTCAAATTCCAACAGCGCGCTTGCGAGTCTGTCCGGCAACAAACACATGTATCACCTGTAAAAAAACGCTTAAATTCGTCACGGCGCCAATAATAACATTGCGCCGCGAAACCAGGGCAGCAGCCCTCTAA
- the tsaD gene encoding tRNA (adenosine(37)-N6)-threonylcarbamoyltransferase complex transferase subunit TsaD: protein MICKDMIILAIETSCDDTGVAVVEADSKGCLILSNIVSSQIKVHAPYGGVVPNLAARAHLKNIKPCFERALKEAKNPKIDLIAVTVGPGLIPSLLVGVNFAKALAYAQKIPITGVNHIEGHIYANWLLSIQNSKFPILCLVVSGGHTQLILMEGYGKYKLLGETRDDAAGEAFDKTAKLLGLGYPGGPILAQKAKKGNPRAFNLPRPMIRANNFDFSFSGLKTAVLYLVRGLRDSPQSLGTVPISDICASFQQAAIDVLVSKTIRAAKKYKTKTIMLSGGVAANQELRKQLKNEIEKNLPNANFHVPPIEFCCDNAAMIAAVAAFGGCPRCGGSPQKIQANANLKLIA, encoded by the coding sequence ATGATTTGTAAAGATATGATTATTTTAGCCATTGAAACATCTTGCGACGATACGGGAGTTGCCGTGGTTGAAGCCGACTCAAAAGGATGTCTGATTTTATCTAATATCGTCTCGTCACAAATAAAAGTCCATGCTCCTTACGGCGGCGTCGTGCCTAATTTAGCCGCGCGCGCTCATTTAAAAAATATCAAACCCTGTTTTGAAAGGGCGCTCAAAGAAGCAAAAAATCCTAAAATTGATTTAATCGCCGTCACAGTCGGACCCGGACTTATCCCCTCTCTTTTAGTCGGCGTCAACTTCGCCAAAGCCCTCGCCTACGCCCAGAAAATACCGATTACGGGCGTCAACCATATAGAAGGCCATATCTACGCCAATTGGCTCCTGTCAATTCAAAATTCAAAATTTCCAATTCTCTGTCTCGTCGTGAGCGGGGGGCATACGCAATTGATTCTAATGGAAGGTTATGGAAAATACAAACTACTTGGAGAAACGCGAGATGACGCGGCGGGCGAAGCGTTTGATAAAACGGCGAAATTGCTCGGGCTCGGCTATCCAGGCGGACCAATTCTCGCCCAAAAAGCGAAAAAGGGAAACCCGCGCGCTTTTAATTTGCCCCGCCCAATGATTCGCGCGAACAATTTTGATTTTTCTTTTTCTGGATTAAAAACAGCCGTTCTTTATTTAGTCCGAGGCCTTAGGGACAGTCCCCAATCCTTGGGGACTGTCCCTATTTCTGATATCTGCGCCTCTTTCCAACAAGCTGCGATTGATGTCTTGGTTAGCAAAACAATAAGAGCCGCGAAAAAATACAAAACAAAAACAATTATGCTTTCGGGCGGCGTGGCAGCAAACCAAGAATTAAGAAAACAACTAAAAAACGAGATTGAAAAAAATCTCCCCAACGCTAACTTCCATGTCCCGCCCATAGAATTCTGCTGTGACAACGCCGCGATGATCGCTGCTGTTGCTGCTTTTGGGGGCTGCCCCCGTTGCGGGGGCAGCCCCCAAAAAATCCAAGCCAACGCTAATTTGAAATTAATTGCCTAG
- a CDS encoding Hsp20/alpha crystallin family protein, translating to MPKKSSFFEKLTGASWSEDKLSAEENMEKEEKTEARPKKIKTKMRKKEKISTAVNVPKKEVIADKKDAGDWMAESEGQLTIDVYQTPNEIVIMSTIAGVKPENIDITMANDMITIKGNREKSEDVKEEDYYYQECYWGPFSRSVILPIDVEVDHAQASMKNGILTIRLPKIEKIKTKKISIKAE from the coding sequence ATGCCAAAAAAATCATCATTTTTTGAAAAATTAACCGGCGCAAGTTGGTCGGAAGATAAGTTGTCCGCGGAAGAAAATATGGAAAAAGAAGAAAAGACCGAAGCAAGGCCCAAAAAAATAAAAACAAAAATGCGCAAAAAGGAAAAAATTTCAACCGCGGTTAATGTCCCTAAAAAAGAAGTCATTGCTGACAAAAAGGACGCGGGCGACTGGATGGCTGAATCCGAGGGACAGTTGACAATTGATGTTTATCAGACCCCTAACGAAATCGTGATTATGTCCACCATCGCCGGAGTTAAACCAGAAAACATTGATATTACGATGGCAAACGATATGATTACCATTAAAGGCAATCGCGAAAAAAGCGAGGATGTTAAAGAAGAAGATTATTATTACCAAGAATGTTATTGGGGACCTTTTTCCCGTTCGGTTATTCTTCCTATTGATGTCGAAGTTGACCATGCTCAAGCCTCAATGAAAAACGGAATTTTAACCATCAGATTGCCGAAAATAGAAAAGATAAAAACAAAGAAAATATCAATCAAGGCGGAATAA
- a CDS encoding valine--tRNA ligase — MKELPTQYEPKENEDKIYQLWEKSGYFNPDNLKTKKTAKTYTIAIPPPNVTGELHMGHALNAFIQDVLIRWKRMQGFKTLWVPGTDHAGIATQNVVEKKLKKEGLNRHILGKEKFLEKIWEWRAEYGNLILEQLKKMGSSCDWSRTAFTMDESYQDAVKAAFLHYYKKGWIYQGERVINWCVKCQTSLSDLELEHKEEKGHLWYIKYPQITVATTRPETMLGDTAVAVNPRDKRYKKLIGQKIILPLVGREIPIIADRTVDPEFGTGAVKVTPAHSMADAEIALRNNLPTIQVINTLGKMTEKAGAQFEGLSVLDARQKVVEELEKEGLLEKTEDYLHQIPHCYRCDRAIEPLVSQQWFLKMDELAKVAMEAVEGGKVKFHPKRWEKVYFDWLNNIRDWCISRQIWWGHKIPIDGVDDVLDTWFSSALWPFAVLGWPKKTKDLREFYPTDTVSTARDIINLWVSRMIFSGLEFNKKPPFKDVIIHATILNKDGQRMSKSLGTGRNPLELVSQYGADATRFGMIYQVLNNQDIKFAEENILMGKKFANKIWNASRFALQQIGNAKISVPDAKSLAKNKNLTAADKRILKKLSAITKKIDKNLENFQFGKAAHSLYDFFWHDFCDKYIEEAKKQDNLQTKKILAFVLLNSLKLLHPFMPFVTETIYQKLPFAKRDCLMVEEWPR, encoded by the coding sequence ATGAAAGAACTACCTACACAATATGAACCAAAAGAGAATGAGGATAAGATTTACCAACTTTGGGAAAAGTCGGGTTATTTTAATCCCGATAATCTTAAGACAAAGAAAACGGCTAAAACCTACACCATCGCCATCCCTCCTCCAAATGTGACTGGCGAGCTTCATATGGGGCACGCGCTAAACGCTTTTATTCAGGATGTTTTAATTCGCTGGAAAAGAATGCAAGGATTCAAAACGCTTTGGGTTCCGGGGACGGACCATGCCGGCATCGCCACGCAAAATGTTGTTGAAAAAAAATTAAAAAAAGAAGGACTCAACCGCCATATTTTAGGAAAAGAAAAATTCCTTGAGAAAATTTGGGAGTGGCGCGCGGAATACGGAAATTTGATTTTAGAACAATTGAAAAAAATGGGCTCCTCTTGCGACTGGAGCCGGACTGCTTTCACAATGGATGAAAGTTATCAAGACGCGGTCAAGGCGGCTTTTTTACATTACTACAAAAAAGGATGGATTTATCAAGGAGAAAGAGTTATCAACTGGTGCGTCAAATGCCAAACAAGTTTGTCCGACTTGGAACTTGAACACAAAGAAGAAAAAGGGCATTTATGGTATATTAAATATCCTCAAATAACCGTCGCGACCACTCGGCCGGAGACGATGTTAGGAGATACGGCGGTCGCGGTTAATCCGAGGGATAAGCGATACAAAAAATTAATTGGGCAAAAAATTATTCTTCCTTTAGTTGGACGAGAAATCCCCATAATCGCCGATCGAACCGTTGACCCAGAATTTGGAACAGGCGCGGTTAAAGTGACGCCCGCCCATTCTATGGCTGACGCGGAAATCGCCCTGCGAAACAATTTACCCACGATTCAAGTTATTAACACTCTCGGCAAAATGACGGAAAAAGCCGGCGCGCAATTTGAGGGCTTGTCTGTTTTAGACGCGAGACAAAAGGTTGTTGAAGAATTAGAAAAGGAAGGCCTTTTAGAAAAAACAGAAGATTATCTTCACCAAATCCCCCATTGCTATCGCTGCGACCGCGCAATTGAACCGCTCGTTAGTCAGCAATGGTTTTTAAAAATGGACGAACTCGCCAAAGTAGCGATGGAAGCGGTCGAAGGCGGGAAAGTTAAATTCCACCCGAAGCGATGGGAAAAAGTATATTTTGACTGGCTGAACAATATTAGGGATTGGTGTATTTCGCGGCAAATTTGGTGGGGGCATAAAATTCCCATTGATGGAGTTGACGATGTTTTAGACACTTGGTTTTCTTCAGCGCTCTGGCCTTTCGCAGTCTTGGGTTGGCCCAAAAAAACAAAAGATTTGCGGGAATTTTATCCGACGGACACTGTCAGCACCGCGCGCGATATTATTAATCTTTGGGTTTCCAGAATGATTTTTTCCGGGCTGGAATTTAACAAAAAACCTCCGTTTAAGGATGTTATCATTCACGCGACTATCTTAAACAAAGACGGGCAAAGAATGAGCAAATCGCTCGGAACCGGCCGCAATCCCTTGGAATTGGTCAGTCAATACGGCGCTGACGCGACGAGGTTCGGCATGATTTATCAGGTTTTAAACAATCAAGATATTAAATTCGCCGAAGAAAATATTTTAATGGGCAAAAAATTCGCTAATAAAATTTGGAACGCGAGCCGCTTTGCTCTGCAGCAAATCGGAAACGCAAAAATTAGCGTTCCAGACGCGAAATCATTGGCAAAAAACAAAAATCTGACCGCCGCCGATAAAAGAATTCTCAAAAAACTTAGCGCGATCACGAAAAAAATAGACAAAAATTTAGAAAATTTTCAATTTGGAAAAGCCGCCCATTCGCTTTATGATTTCTTCTGGCATGACTTCTGCGACAAATATATTGAAGAAGCGAAAAAACAAGATAATCTCCAAACAAAAAAAATCCTCGCTTTCGTTCTCCTTAATTCTCTAAAACTGCTTCATCCCTTTATGCCCTTCGTCACAGAAACAATCTACCAAAAACTCCCCTTCGCGAAAAGGGACTGCTTAATGGTTGAGGAATGGCCAAGGTAA
- a CDS encoding glycosyltransferase family 2 protein has product MLPSEKYYLKIGKAGDLEKRWERIVYRALEILPGFLAWATLLGIVFLSWAQPIWAAFFIIAFDVYWLLKTVYLSFHLRISYRQMKKQLSVDWLGKVKSLGGKKWQKIHHLIVLPVYKEPLSVIQTTLRAITESDYPKDKMIVVLAVEERAGLSARNRARKARKEFGGYFFDFLITVHPEGVAGEMACKGSNSSYGARQVKKKIIDPLKIPYKNIVVSCFDIDTQVYPRYFSCLSYHYLTAKKPTRSSYQPIPVYNNNIWDAPSVSRVVATSGTFWQMIQQQRPERLSTFSSQAVSFQALVDVDFWSVNIVSEDSRIFWKNLLFYDGKYQTIPLNYPVSMDANLSSSFLKTCLNVYKQQRRWGWGAENIPFLLFGFLKNKKIPWRQKFHWTWIQLEGFWSWATNALLIFFLGWLPLALGGQEFNVTVLSYNLPRVTRILMTLAMVGLVGSAIYSTLLLPKRPEKYKSGVKGRLKYFSMIIQWILVPVTILFFGAIPGLESQTRLMIGKYMGFWVTPKSKK; this is encoded by the coding sequence ATGCTGCCATCTGAAAAATATTATTTAAAAATTGGGAAGGCGGGGGATTTAGAAAAGAGATGGGAGAGGATTGTTTATCGGGCTTTGGAAATTTTGCCTGGATTTTTGGCTTGGGCGACGCTTTTAGGGATTGTTTTTTTGTCTTGGGCTCAACCGATTTGGGCGGCCTTTTTTATTATCGCTTTTGATGTCTATTGGCTCTTGAAAACAGTTTATCTTTCTTTTCATTTGAGAATTAGTTATCGTCAGATGAAAAAGCAATTATCGGTTGATTGGCTCGGCAAGGTTAAATCTCTGGGCGGTAAGAAATGGCAAAAAATACATCATTTAATTGTTTTGCCTGTTTACAAAGAGCCGCTCTCCGTGATTCAAACCACCTTGCGGGCGATTACTGAATCCGATTATCCAAAAGACAAAATGATTGTTGTCTTAGCGGTGGAAGAAAGGGCGGGTTTGTCTGCCAGAAATAGAGCGCGAAAAGCGAGAAAAGAATTTGGCGGATATTTTTTTGACTTTTTGATTACGGTTCATCCCGAAGGCGTCGCAGGCGAAATGGCTTGCAAGGGCTCAAATTCTTCATATGGCGCGCGCCAAGTTAAGAAAAAAATTATTGACCCGTTGAAAATTCCTTATAAAAATATTGTCGTTTCTTGTTTTGATATTGATACGCAAGTTTATCCGCGATATTTTTCTTGTTTGTCGTATCATTATTTAACTGCTAAAAAACCGACCCGTTCAAGTTATCAGCCGATTCCGGTTTATAATAATAATATTTGGGACGCGCCATCGGTTTCTCGAGTCGTCGCGACTTCAGGGACATTTTGGCAGATGATCCAGCAGCAAAGACCAGAACGGCTCTCCACTTTTTCTTCGCAAGCGGTCAGTTTTCAGGCGTTGGTTGATGTTGATTTTTGGTCGGTCAATATTGTTTCGGAGGATTCGCGGATTTTTTGGAAAAATTTGCTTTTTTACGACGGGAAATATCAAACAATTCCGCTCAATTACCCTGTTTCAATGGACGCTAATTTGTCTTCGTCGTTTTTAAAAACATGTCTTAATGTCTATAAGCAACAGAGGCGATGGGGCTGGGGGGCGGAGAATATTCCTTTTCTCCTTTTTGGTTTTTTGAAAAATAAAAAAATACCTTGGCGGCAAAAATTTCATTGGACCTGGATTCAGTTGGAGGGATTTTGGTCGTGGGCGACGAACGCGTTGCTGATTTTCTTTTTGGGCTGGCTCCCTTTGGCTTTGGGCGGACAAGAATTTAATGTGACGGTTTTATCATATAATTTGCCGCGCGTGACAAGAATTTTGATGACTTTGGCGATGGTTGGATTAGTCGGGTCCGCGATTTATAGCACTTTGCTTTTGCCAAAAAGACCAGAGAAATACAAAAGTGGCGTTAAGGGGCGGCTGAAATATTTTAGCATGATTATCCAGTGGATTTTAGTTCCCGTGACGATTTTGTTTTTTGGCGCTATCCCTGGATTGGAATCGCAAACGCGGTTAATGATTGGGAAGTATATGGGATTTTGGGTGACGCCGAAAAGTAAGAAATAG
- a CDS encoding VanW family protein has protein sequence MKKIAIIFLVILIGLISSTFTLQIINQQKIAYGIKIGGFEIDAREPQAAAANLENRWNEFAEQEIDFIFQEKKWSSKISDLGFEIDSQTTIEQAKQIGNRSNFFYEIKEQFFALVGRENIPVRYKINEEKFIDQTKEIFKEIEKPATDASIFFNEEIDDFSLKHSSDGTVIEREQLLNDLLNQFQSFSSQSIELKLLPDEPEVKNDETGLVLEKAQLILANQPYSLIFENSSWTIGKEIIIDWLEFSAIKEENSDNQILGIALDKDKIEKYLNSIAKTIDRPAADAQLETEENKAIIFVPAQEGFAVKKSQTIERLIANILSDPPVKKTTIIADKASPKITLEKTNQLGVNALVGQGTSNFAGSPNNRIHNIKTGATKFNGLILTPGEEFSFNNLLGGSGAEQGFLPELVIKNYQTIPEYGGGLCQISTTFFRAAVNSGLKITERKAHAFPVVYYSPQGFDATIYEPKPDLRFINNTPSHLLIQTAIEGTKLTINFYATDDGRKVKIDGPYTLEKKENGSMKAVLTQKVYDANGEITEEQIFYSNYNSPNAYTTPTN, from the coding sequence ATGAAAAAAATCGCCATTATCTTTCTCGTTATCTTGATCGGCCTGATCTCTTCCACTTTTACCCTTCAAATAATTAACCAACAGAAAATCGCTTATGGAATTAAAATAGGCGGTTTTGAAATTGACGCGCGAGAGCCCCAAGCCGCGGCCGCGAATTTAGAAAACAGATGGAACGAATTTGCCGAACAGGAAATTGACTTTATCTTCCAAGAAAAAAAATGGTCTTCTAAAATAAGCGACTTGGGATTTGAAATTGATTCCCAAACAACGATTGAACAAGCGAAACAAATCGGAAATCGTTCAAATTTTTTTTATGAAATAAAGGAACAATTTTTCGCCTTAGTGGGACGCGAAAATATACCAGTAAGATACAAAATCAACGAAGAAAAATTTATAGACCAAACAAAGGAAATTTTTAAAGAAATTGAAAAACCGGCGACAGACGCTTCAATTTTCTTTAACGAAGAAATTGACGATTTTTCCCTAAAACATTCAAGCGACGGGACGGTCATTGAAAGAGAACAGTTGTTAAACGACTTACTCAATCAATTCCAATCATTTTCTAGTCAATCAATTGAGTTAAAATTATTACCCGATGAGCCCGAAGTAAAAAACGACGAAACTGGTCTGGTATTAGAAAAAGCCCAACTAATCTTGGCTAATCAACCCTATTCTTTAATTTTTGAAAATAGCTCATGGACAATTGGCAAAGAGATAATTATTGACTGGCTTGAATTCAGCGCCATTAAAGAAGAAAATTCGGATAATCAGATACTTGGCATCGCGTTGGATAAAGATAAGATAGAAAAATATTTAAACAGCATCGCCAAAACAATTGACCGTCCCGCCGCCGACGCTCAATTAGAGACCGAAGAAAATAAGGCAATCATTTTTGTTCCCGCCCAAGAAGGTTTCGCGGTAAAAAAATCGCAAACAATTGAACGGCTCATCGCAAATATATTATCCGACCCGCCGGTTAAAAAGACAACCATCATTGCCGACAAGGCGTCGCCTAAAATTACTTTAGAAAAAACGAATCAACTTGGCGTTAACGCCCTCGTCGGACAAGGAACTTCAAATTTCGCTGGTTCGCCAAATAACCGCATTCATAATATAAAAACCGGAGCCACCAAATTTAACGGACTAATCTTAACCCCCGGCGAAGAATTTTCTTTTAATAATCTTTTGGGCGGAAGCGGAGCCGAACAGGGATTTTTGCCCGAATTGGTTATTAAAAACTATCAAACAATTCCCGAATACGGAGGCGGGCTTTGCCAAATATCAACAACCTTTTTCCGCGCCGCCGTCAATTCTGGGTTAAAAATCACCGAAAGAAAAGCCCACGCTTTCCCTGTTGTCTATTACAGCCCCCAGGGATTTGACGCGACTATTTACGAACCCAAACCCGACTTGCGTTTTATCAATAACACCCCGTCGCATTTGCTTATTCAAACCGCGATTGAGGGGACGAAACTAACCATAAATTTTTACGCGACGGATGACGGCAGAAAAGTCAAAATTGACGGCCCTTATACTTTAGAAAAAAAAGAAAACGGCTCAATGAAAGCCGTCCTTACGCAGAAAGTTTACGACGCAAACGGAGAAATAACTGAAGAACAAATATTCTACTCCAACTACAACTCCCCCAACGCCTACACAACCCCCACCAACTAA